A genomic window from Populus alba chromosome 19, ASM523922v2, whole genome shotgun sequence includes:
- the LOC118058319 gene encoding uncharacterized protein, translating into MSLEKHTMTTSLLNKPFFSFFLHILFLLLHIFSSSSFFALAEHTSSTASPFGNNNTEAEALLQWKASLDSQSQSLLSSWVGISPCINWIGITCDNTGSITNLTLESFGLRGTLYGLKFSAFRRNLFVLDLYENQLSGSIPQEIRLLESLNQLNLGSNVLTGKIPYSIGKLRNLSFLALARNQLSGPIPSSVGNLTSLSVLYLWGNKLSGSIPSSIGNLTMLTEVSLQQNNLSGPIPSSIGNMTSLSTLYLWDNKLSGSIPQEIGLLESFNELDLSSNVLTGKIPYSIGKLRNLSILSLMKNKLSGPIPSSVRNMTMLVRLYLGLNNLSGSVPSEIGQLKSLVDLTLLENKLHGPLPSEMNNLTHLKYLSLDNNEFTGHLPVDLCHEGVLEIFTASYNYFLGSIPKSLKNCTGLYRVRFDWNELTGNISEVFGVYPHLDYIDLSYNNFYGELSSKWGDCRNMTSLKISNNNVSGEIPPELGKATQLQLIDLSSNQLKGAIPKDLGGLKLLYKLLLNNNHLLGVIPLDIIMLPNLQFLNLASNNLSGSIPKQLGECSNLLLLNLSGNKFRESIPGEIGFILSLRDLDLSCNFLTREIPRQLGQLQRLETLNVSHNILSGRIPSTFKDMLSLTTVDISSNKLKGPIPDIKAFHNASFEALRDNMGICGNASGLKPCNLPRSSKTVKRKSNKLAILIVLPLLGSLLLVFGALFILCKRARKRNVEPENEQDRNIFTILGHDGKKLYENIVEATEEFNSNYCIGEGGYGTVYKAVMPTEQVVAVKKLHRSQTEKLSDFKAFEKEVCVLANIRHRNIVKMYGFCSHTKHSFLVYEFIERGSLRKIITSEEQAIEFDWMKRLNVVKGVGEALSYLHNSCSPPIIHRDITSNNILLDLEYEAHVSDFGTARLLMPDSSNWTSFAGTFGYTAPELAYTMKVTEKCDVYSFGVVTMEVMTGRHPGDHISALLSPGSSSSSSMPLIAQHTPLKDVLDQRISLPEKAAAESVVYMIKIALACLHPNPQSRPTMEKISFELTAKWPPLPKAFCTISLGDLLIS; encoded by the exons ATGTCTCTTGAAAAACACACCATGACGACGTCCTTACTAAACAAAccattcttctccttctttctccaCATCCTGTTTTTGCTCCTTCACATATTCagctcttcttccttctttgcttTAGCTGAACACACTTCCTCCACAGCTTCACCATTTGGTAATAATAATACAGAAGCTGAGGCTCTTCTCCAATGGAAAGCCAGTCTTGACAGCCAAAGCCAATCTCTCCTTTCCTCTTGGGTCGGCATCAGCCCATGCATTAACTGGATTGGAATCACTTGCGATAATACTGGAAGCATCACAAACTTGACACTTGAAAGTTTTGGCTTGAGAGGTACGCTTTATGGTTTAAAGTTCTCAGCCTTCCGCCGAAATCTTTTTGTCCTTGATCTTTACGAGAACCAACTTTCTGGTTCCATTCCTCAAGAAATTAGGTTGTTAGAGTCTCTCAATCAACTTAACTTGGGAAGTAATGTTTTAACCGGTAAAATCCCTTATTCCattggaaaattaagaaatttatcttTCCTTGCTCTTGCTAGGAACCAACTCTCTGGTCCCATCCCTTCTTCTGTTGGAAACTTGACAAGCCTATCCGTACTCTATCTTTGGggtaacaaactctctggttccATTCCTTCTTCTATTGGGAACTTGACCATGCTCACTGAAGTATCACTACAACAAAATAATCTCTCTGGTcccatcccttcttctattggaaaCATGACAAGCCTATCCACACTCTATCTTTGGgataacaaactctctggttccATTCCTCAGGAAATTGGATTGCTAGAGTCTTTCAATGAACTTGACTTGTCAAGTAATGTTTTAACTGGTAAAATCCCTTATTCCattggaaaattaagaaatttatctaTCCTTAGTCTTATGAAGAACAAACTTTCTGGTCCCATCCCTTCTTCTGTTAGAAACATGACAATGCTCGTGAGGCTTTATCTAGGTCTGaataatttatctggatctgTTCCTTCAGAAATAGGACAACTTAAATCCCTTGTGGACTTGACATTACTTGAGAACAAACTTCACGGCCCATTGCCCTCAGAGATGAACAATCTCACCCATTTGAAGTATTTGTCTTTGGATAACAACGAATTCACGGGTCATTTGCCAGTAGATTTATGCCATGAAGGAGTATTGGAAATCTTTACTGCTTCCTACAACTACTTCTTAGGTTCAATCCCGAAAAGCTTGAAAAACTGTACTGGTTTATACCGAGTAAGATTTGATTGGAATGAATTAACAGGAAATATTTCTGAGGTTTTTGGTGTCTATCCACATCTGGATTATATTGATTTGagttacaataatttttatggtgAGCTTTCTTCAAAATGGGGAGATTGTCGTAACATGACAAGcctaaaaatctcaaacaataaTGTTTCTGGTGAGATACCACCAGAGCTTGGGAAGGCTACTCAATTGCAATTGATAGATCTGTCATCAAATCAGTTAAAAGGAGCCATCCCAAAAGATTTAGGGGGTTTGAAGTTGTTGTACAAGCTTCTCCTTAACAACAACCATCTTTTAGGTGTCATTCCCTTAGATATTATCATGCTTCCCAATCTTCAATTCCTTAATTTAGCATCTAATAATCTGAGTGGATCGATTCCAAAACAACTTGGGGAATGCTCGAATTTATTGTTGCTGAACCTCAGCGGTAATAAATTTAGAGAAAGCATTCCAGGTGAGATAGGCTTTATCCTTTCTCTTCGAGATCTTGATCTTAGCTGCAATTTCCTGACTCGAGAGATACCGAGGCAACTTGGGCAACTGCAACGGTTGGAAACTCTCAATGTCTCTCACAACATCCTTTCTGGACGGATTCCAAGCACTTTCAAAGACATGTTAAGCTTAACAACTGTGGATATATCATCCAATAAGCTCAAAGGCCCCATTCCCGATATCAAAGCCTTCCACAACGCTTCATTTGAGGCATTAAGGGATAATATGGGTATATGTGGCAACGCCAGTGGTCTAAAGCCGTGCAATCTTCCAAGAAGCAGCAAAACTGTTAAGAGAAAGAGCAACAAGCTTGCGATTTTGATTGTACTCCCTCTTTTAGGAAGCTTGCTTTTAGTGTTTGGAGCTTTATTCATTCTCTGCAAAAGAGCTAGGAAGAGAAACGTTGAGCCAGAAAATGAACAAGATCGAAACATATTCACGATATTGGGCCATGATGGGAAGAAGTTGTATGAGAATATCGTTGAAGCTACAGAGGAATTCAACTCCAACTACTGCATTGGCGAAGGAGGATATGGAACTGTTTACAAAGCAGTGATGCCAACAGAACAAGTGGTTGCTGTGAAGAAACTTCACCGGTCACAAACAGAAAAGCTGTCCGATTTTAAAGCTTTTGAAAAGGAAGTTTGCGTGTTGGCAAATATTCGACATCGAAATATTGTGAAAATGTATGGATTTTGCTCACATACAAAGCATTCTTTTTTGGTTTACGAGTTCATTGAAAGAGGAAGCTTGAGAAAGATTATAACCAGTGAGGAACAAGCAATTGAGTTCGATTGGATGAAAAGGCTAAACGTTGTGAAAGGGGTGGGTGAAGCTTTATCCTATCTACACAATTCTTGCTCTCCTCCGATCATTCATCGAGACATTACAAGTAATAATATCCTTCTGGACTTGGAATATGAAGCACACGTCTCTGACTTTGGCACAGCTAGACTGTTGATGCCTGACTCGTCCAATTGGACCTCATTTGCAGGTACTTTTGGATATACTGCTCCAG agcTAGCTTACACAATGAAAGTGACTGAAAAATGCGATGTCTATAGCTTCGGAGTGGTAACAATGGAGGTGATGACAGGAAGGCACCCAGGCGATCACATTTCAGCACTCTTATCACCAGGATCTTCGTCATCATCCTCGATGCCACTGATTGCTCAACATACACCATTGAAGGATGTGTTAGACCAACGCATATCACTTCCTGAAAAAGCAGCAGCAGAGAGCGTTGTCTACATGATCAAAATTGCACTTGCATGCTTGCATCCCAATCCCCAATCTCGGCCTACAatggaaaaaatttctttcGAGCTTACAGCCAAGTGGCCTCCACTTCCTAAGGCATTTTGCACAATAAGTTTGGGAGATCTCTTAATCTCATAG